A single genomic interval of Helianthus annuus cultivar XRQ/B chromosome 13, HanXRQr2.0-SUNRISE, whole genome shotgun sequence harbors:
- the LOC110899987 gene encoding ATP-dependent Clp protease ATP-binding subunit ClpA homolog CD4B, chloroplastic isoform X3: MRVETVLQTVSDMFVVDLVITLHPALERRFQPVKLPEEARELEKEPRQITKEKNKAVCGQDFEKAGELRDWGMDLKTQSSTLMEKNKEMSKAKTEAGEEGPTVTEADIQHIISSDIKNT; the protein is encoded by the exons ATGAGAGTTGAAACTGTACTACAAACTGTTTCGGATATGTTTGTCGTGGATTTG GTGATAACTCTGCACCCAGCACTGGAGAGACGTTTCCAGCCCGTAAAG CTCCCAGAAGAAGCTAGAGAGCTCGAGAAAGAACCTAGGCAAATAACAAAAGAAAAGAACAAAGCTGTTTGTGGCCAAGATTTCGAAAAG GCTGGGGAGTTACGTGATTGGGGAATGGATCTTAAAACTCAATCATCCACTCTTATGGAAAAAAACAAAGAGATGAGCAAAGCCAAGACCGAGGCGGGAGAAGAGGGCCCAACCGTAACTGAAGCGGACATTCAACACATTATCTCATCAGATATCAAGAATACCTAA
- the LOC110902136 gene encoding cytochrome P450 704C1-like: MDFLSNPILMSVITSICLVLLFHYFHQKAKPHGKKYHPIGATVFHLFINFNKMHHYMTDLAEKYKSYRILSPIQDEVYTADPANVEYILKANFKNYGKGKHTHSIASDLLGDGIFTVDGDQWREQRKVSSQEFSTKILRDFSSVIFRNNTIKLGKILSQAADRNQIIDINDLFMKATTDSIFKVGFGIDLDNLSGRNEEGARFSRAFDDANNLTYKRFVDVTWKIKRFFNIGFEAELKKNMKIVDEFVYKVIQVKIEQMQKSKDEFLLKKEDILSRFIQVNDRDPKYLRDIILNFMLAGKDPIAISMCWFIYMLCKHPEVQEKVAKEIIEATNMTEEITDVADFAARVSDTALDKMQYLHAALTETIRLYPALPVDPKVCFSDDVLPDGCNVNKGDVVAYLPYAMGRMKFIWGDDALEFKPERWLDQYGCFHQESPFKFTAFQAGPRTCLGRDFAYRQLKIFSSVLLGWFVFKLSNENKVPQYRTSINLHVDGPLQVYVFHRSGFQNPSTYNCETRSVWVNPNQKKI, from the exons ATGGATTTTCTCTCAAATCCAATACTCATGTCAGTTATTACATCAATATGTCTTGTTCTTCTTTTCCATTATTTCCACCAAAAAGCAAAACCACATGGGAAGAAGTATCATCCAATTGGTGCAACAGTCTTTCATCTTTTCATCAACTTCAACAAGATGCATCATTACATGACTGATCTCGCCGAAAAATACAAATCTTACAGAATACTTAGCCCCATTCAGGATGAGGTTTATACCGCTGATCCCGCGAATGTGGAGTATATCCTCAAGGCCAATTTCAAAAATTATGGCAAG GGAAAGCATACCCACAGCATTGCGTCAGACCTACTTGGAGACGGAATATTCACAGTGGACGGGGACCAATGGCGAGAACAAAGGAAGGTATCGAGCCAAGAGTTCTCTACAAAAATCCTAAGAGATTTTAGCAGCGTAATCTTCAGAAACAACACGATAAAACTCGGGAAGATACTATCACAAGCAGCAGATAGAAACCAAATAATTGATATAAAC GACTTGTTCATGAAAGCAACGACGGATTCAATATTTAAAGTCGGGTTTGGAATCGATCTTGACAACTTAAGCGGTCGAAATGAAGAAGGTGCTAGATTTAGCCGCGCATTCGATGATGCTAACAACTTAACATATAAAAGATTTGTTGACGTAACATGGAAGATCAAGAGGTTTTTCAATATCGGATTTGAAGCAGAGTTAAAGAAAAATATGAAAATTGTTGATGAGTTTGTTTATAAGGTCATCCAGGTCAAGATTGAACAAATGCAGAAGTCGAAGGATGAATTTCTG CTCAAAAAAGAAGACATTCTATCAAGGTTTATTCAGGTAAATGACAGAGATCCAAAGTACTTGCGCGATATAATACTAAACTTTATGCTTGCTGGGAAAGATCCTATAGCGATTAGCATGTGTTGGTTCATTTACATGCTTTGCAAacatcctgaagttcaagaaaaGGTTGCAAAAGAAATCATAGAAGCAACAAACATGACCGAAGAGATCACAGATGTTGCAGATTTCGCTGCTCGAGTGAGTGACACTGCACTTGACAAGATGCAATATCTTCATGCGGCTTTGACCGAAACTATCAGACTCTATCCTGCGTTGCCCGTG GATCCAAAGGTATGCTTTTCAGATGATGTCCTACCAGATGGTTGTAATGTGAATAAAGGGGATGTGGTAGCTTATCTGCCATATGCTATGGGAAGGATGAAGTTTATATGGGGTGACGATGCACTTGAATTCAAACCAGAAAGATGGCTTGATCAATATGGTTGCTTCCATCAAGAGAGCCCTTTCAAATTTACAGCTTTTCAG GCCGGGCCACGAACTTGTTTGGGTCGAGACTTTGCATATCGGCAACTGAAGATATTTTCTTCTGTTTTGTTGGGTTGGTTCGTCTTCAAGTTGAGTAATGAAAACAAAGTCCCACAATACAGAACCTCAATTAATCTTCACGTTGATGGTCCATTGCAAGTTTATGTTTTTCATAGATCTGGTTTTCAGAATCCTTCAACTTACAACTGTGAAACCAGATCTGTGTGGGTCAACCCGAACCAGAAGAAAATTTGA
- the LOC110899987 gene encoding chaperone protein ClpC4, chloroplastic isoform X1 gives MLSLSHTISRSRVSIPPNRSFSLNPTEDLVGLISRRSTGVDLLVPYKPSSPRSAAAYVNPHRFLFRSGFNTDPLLLVLILIVFYSDLVLILVITLHPALERRFQPVKLPEEARELEKEPRQITKEKNKAVCGQDFEKAGELRDWGMDLKTQSSTLMEKNKEMSKAKTEAGEEGPTVTEADIQHIISSDIKNT, from the exons ATGCTTTCTCTCTCCCACACGATTtccagatctagggtttcaataCCACCGAATCGTTCATTTTCTCTCAATCCGACAGAAGATCTAGTGGGGTTGATCTCTAG AAGATCCACTGGGGTTGACCTCTTGGTACCGTATAAACCATCTTCTCCGAGATCAGCTGCTGCTTATGTTAATCCTCATCGTTTTCTGTTTAGATCTGGTTTTAATACCG ATCCGCTGCTGCTCGTGTTAATCCTCATCGTCTTCTATTCAGATCTGGTTTTAATACTG GTGATAACTCTGCACCCAGCACTGGAGAGACGTTTCCAGCCCGTAAAG CTCCCAGAAGAAGCTAGAGAGCTCGAGAAAGAACCTAGGCAAATAACAAAAGAAAAGAACAAAGCTGTTTGTGGCCAAGATTTCGAAAAG GCTGGGGAGTTACGTGATTGGGGAATGGATCTTAAAACTCAATCATCCACTCTTATGGAAAAAAACAAAGAGATGAGCAAAGCCAAGACCGAGGCGGGAGAAGAGGGCCCAACCGTAACTGAAGCGGACATTCAACACATTATCTCATCAGATATCAAGAATACCTAA
- the LOC110899987 gene encoding chaperone protein ClpC4, chloroplastic isoform X2: protein MLSLSHTISRSRVSIPPNRSFSLNPTEDLVGLISRSTGVDLLVPYKPSSPRSAAAYVNPHRFLFRSGFNTDPLLLVLILIVFYSDLVLILVITLHPALERRFQPVKLPEEARELEKEPRQITKEKNKAVCGQDFEKAGELRDWGMDLKTQSSTLMEKNKEMSKAKTEAGEEGPTVTEADIQHIISSDIKNT, encoded by the exons ATGCTTTCTCTCTCCCACACGATTtccagatctagggtttcaataCCACCGAATCGTTCATTTTCTCTCAATCCGACAGAAGATCTAGTGGGGTTGATCTCTAG ATCCACTGGGGTTGACCTCTTGGTACCGTATAAACCATCTTCTCCGAGATCAGCTGCTGCTTATGTTAATCCTCATCGTTTTCTGTTTAGATCTGGTTTTAATACCG ATCCGCTGCTGCTCGTGTTAATCCTCATCGTCTTCTATTCAGATCTGGTTTTAATACTG GTGATAACTCTGCACCCAGCACTGGAGAGACGTTTCCAGCCCGTAAAG CTCCCAGAAGAAGCTAGAGAGCTCGAGAAAGAACCTAGGCAAATAACAAAAGAAAAGAACAAAGCTGTTTGTGGCCAAGATTTCGAAAAG GCTGGGGAGTTACGTGATTGGGGAATGGATCTTAAAACTCAATCATCCACTCTTATGGAAAAAAACAAAGAGATGAGCAAAGCCAAGACCGAGGCGGGAGAAGAGGGCCCAACCGTAACTGAAGCGGACATTCAACACATTATCTCATCAGATATCAAGAATACCTAA